A single Pseudoxanthomonas sp. DNA region contains:
- a CDS encoding NAD-dependent deacylase — protein MERVPAAIAHALQRTIDEGGNVCVLTGAGMSAESGIPTFRGTHDSLWSRFDPMRLATAEAWREDPALVWGWYRWRMQGVRDAQPNAGHRALADLARRLPLSLVTQNVDDLHERAGSVVDAHVHGSLFALRCFACGRAHDGPLDDCVDGAQRVEPMRCTGCGDRIRPGVVWFGEALPDDAWEAATEAATGCALMLVVGTSGLVYPAAGLPALAQRRGAVVVEINPEPTALSAQADHVWRATAAMALPLLAGAGH, from the coding sequence ATGGAGCGCGTGCCCGCCGCGATCGCACACGCGCTGCAGCGGACCATCGACGAGGGCGGCAACGTGTGCGTGCTGACCGGCGCCGGTATGTCGGCCGAAAGCGGCATCCCGACCTTCCGCGGCACCCACGACAGCCTGTGGTCGCGCTTCGATCCGATGCGGCTGGCGACCGCCGAGGCGTGGCGCGAGGATCCCGCACTCGTCTGGGGTTGGTATCGCTGGCGCATGCAAGGGGTGCGCGATGCGCAGCCGAATGCGGGGCATCGCGCCCTGGCCGATCTCGCGCGTCGCCTGCCGCTGTCGCTGGTCACCCAGAACGTGGACGACCTGCACGAGCGCGCCGGCAGCGTGGTCGACGCGCATGTGCACGGCAGCCTGTTCGCCCTGCGCTGCTTCGCCTGCGGGCGCGCACATGACGGCCCGCTCGACGACTGCGTCGACGGCGCGCAGCGGGTCGAACCGATGCGCTGCACCGGCTGCGGGGACCGCATCCGCCCGGGCGTGGTGTGGTTCGGCGAAGCGCTGCCGGACGATGCGTGGGAGGCCGCCACGGAAGCGGCGACCGGTTGCGCGCTGATGCTGGTGGTGGGTACGTCGGGGCTGGTGTATCCGGCGGCCGGACTGCCCGCCCTTGCACAGCGCCGGGGCGCCGTCGTCGTCGAGATCAATCCGGAGCCGACCGCGCTGTCCGCGCAGGCCGACCACGTCTGGCGCGCCACGGCGGCCATGGCCTTGCCACTGCTGGCAGGCGCCGGACACTGA